CTATTGTCAGATCTTCTCCAAGGTACATAATACTTTTATCAttaaatgacaattaaaaaaaagtataagtcTGACATTTACAAATGACTGGACAAAAAGTTTGAACATGAACAGTTTTGAACAATGTATGGCTTCAAGTGAAACAATCAATGGTTGACATTTTTTTgagtgtctgtatatatatatatatatatatatacacacacatatatatacacacacacatatatatacacaatatgtatattaatatatagtatatgtatatataaacttaaTTATATACACTAATTAATTTTGTTATAGTTGTAGTAAATTACATTGTATATCTCATATGCAATTCTTTCATATCCAAATATCCATttactgtcttctttctttgGTTCAATGTACTAACTGCCTATCCTTGCCTTGAAAACTTACCACAAACTTATtgactaaatttatttattatcttgacCCATTTATTATCCTGCTGTTGTGTGATCCCGAGTCTACACACAGCCGGGCTTGGCTGCTTCTTCCACGGAGAGGCTCCCAGGCTGAAATACTGCTGTAAGAAGAGTTCTGTTCTTTACCAGAGACTCTGGGAGAGAATCCACTTCCAGGTTTATTCAGGTTGCTGACGGAGTTTAGTTTCCTTTTTACAAGCTTGCTGTCGCCTGAGGATCATAATCAACTTCCAGAGGCAACTCGTATTCTTCGGCTTGGGGCCCCAGCCACGGTGAAGGGAATACTTCCCCACCCCTTTTCGTCTGCACTTGTCCGACTGCAGCCTGAGAAACTTCTTTGCTTCTAAGGACCCATATGATTTTGTTGGATCCACCTGAATAATCTAGGACAATCTTCTCATCTTAAAGTCTGTAATcttcattacatctgcaaaaccTCTGTTACTGTGTAatttaacatattcacaggttctggggattaggatgtgggcatCTTTGTGTGTGGGGAGGCATTATTCTGCCAACTGAATTCTATTGGTTCTTTTGTGATCACCAGGAAACTCATTGTATCCTACCAATCCAAGAAAAGAGACTTTATCTGAAACGCTAAATGTACCGTACTAGGTATAGTGCTATGTgtgaaaagcaataaaaatatggggtgagaattattataaatattgagCCTTTGGTTTGTCTAAGTTGTTCCCTCTGGATATATTGTTATGTGTAATAATGCTAGACATTAATTAAGTAATCAATATTTTAGTACAACCCTCTGCCACTGAATAGATATCTCTTAAACTTCCTGAGCCACTGTTGTTTTCATCTCTAtttgttctagaaaaaaaattaaacagtgtGATGATCCATTAAAATATCAGACAAAGAATTCatacatgttctttttttcaatttttttaatgtttatttttgagagagacagagagagagagagagagagagtcagagcaaaagtaggggaggggtagagagagggagacacagaatccgaagcaggcttcaggctctaagctgtcagcacagagtctgacacaaggctcgaactcacaaaccatgagatcatgacctgagccaaagtcagacgcttaaccaactgagccacccaggcacccccatacttGTTCTTCTAAGGGTCTCACCTTGGGCATCTGCACTACATAATGTTATAATATACCCAGTCTGtcagaaatgtatttccttgCAAATACGAAagttgaatcatttttaaaaaattttaactaatcACATAAATCCCTTTTAAATGTTAGACTCAGAATAGCATGTCCAATATTCCCCAATTTATTATCATCAACAAATTACTATCTGTATTGTTTGCTTCCACTTTGAGACCATTAACTGAGATGTTTTTGGTGCCTGAacatctccccaccccaacacaccTCATTAAGAACCTCCTGGTACCAGAATTGTTGGGCCATTTATCAGTTCCAGTTGGACTCAGTCTGCCAGTCCCTTTTGCCACATATGAGAGCCTCATCAAATCTGACTGCAAACACAGTCACAGACCAGACCTTCAGATATTGTTAGACCACTGCAGATATTCCAGGAAACCCAGTAAAATCAGCACCCTCTGAATGAAGGTTAGATTCACTGAAAGCCTTGAGTCAGGCTTTTGCCTAGAGCTCTATAGCCCACAGAAGAGTAAGTCTGAGGCAGGAATGGGGATGAATGATGGCATTCTCTTACAGAATACAGAGAAAGAAGTagttcttgtgtgtgtgtatagcaggGGAGTGTGACTAGTGAGTTGTGACAAgtggatttttataaaatatgctaGATGTGTCTCTGGAAAATCTAGATAGTGATGTCacatagttgttgttgttgttgttgttgttgttttcatgtgTGGCTCTAATTCAGGAGTGTGGATACGATACATAGCAATTCACACTGTACAGGGAGATGACCTCCATCAGGAAGAAGTTGTGTTGAGTCAAAAAAGAACTATGTGTTGGGAACAAATGACTGGAGACAGTGACTGTAGCCAGGGGTACAGACGTACACACTTACGAAACCAGGAAACGATAGTTTCAAAGTGATGAGGGCATTCATCACCAGTAAATAATGCCAACTAATCTGGAGCCTAATGCCTTATGCCATTGTTAGAGTCGTCTTTGTAACTTTCAGTCAACTTTGTGTGTAGACAAGGCACAGCACAGAGAGTGCTGGCTCTGAAACTAGGGTATGCCTGGGATGGACGCACAGTTCTGTCCTTTCGAGAGTGGCATTGGGAAAGGCATGTCGGTTTTCTAAGCCTCGGTATATTCCCATGGCCTACCCAGAGGGCAATACCCTCTTTACAGTAGGAAAAGGTTTGCCCATATCTTTCAGGCAGCAAATATTACCCCCATGCATTTCACATTAAGTAGGATGGGGGCCAGACTTTGGTCACTTCTGTTCATTGCTATTTTCCCAGTTTCCATAATAACACTTTTAATGTGTCCTATAAACCTTATTTAGTTGATAAATAGTAAATGCTTTCTTCATGATCACTAACATTATCTGACCTGTACAATTTATTGTTATGATAGATTTTAGTAACCAGTATAGTGCCCATTGAAATGTTTGGAGAAATAAATGGGATTTCCAGAATTTAATCTTTGAGTGGAAGAAGATTGATAATTTAGTTACTGGGTGATTTATGGAGAATTTTTAGCAACTGAAAACTGTCCCTTATAGACATAGATATGTTTCAATTCAAGTTATTTGAACCTGGTTTATTAAGGGACTCATGTATTTATGGAAATGTGCCAGATGTTTCCCGGGATGCAAGGAAAAACATGAGAGACACTGCTACCTAGTAATCTGCAATttattgcaataaaaataaaatggcttgttGCTCCCAAAACTTAGGAAAAGGGAAAACGGAAGTTTGACATGTGGAACAAAGACAGCAATCAACCCCTCGTACTCATTTTTTCCAGGCTAACTCTGCCCAAGGCAGAGGAACTGATTAGCCACTGAGAAAGGGAAATGTAACACCCCTAGTCAACACAACACCAATCCCTTGTAAAGCATTTTCCATTTGACACAATCTTTTTCACATCTTTTCACTTAAGCTCTGCAATCATCCTGAAAAGCAAAGTATTTTCAACTAATGCATGGGTGGATTTAGCAGCCTCTCTACAATTGCTCTGCTCACCCTGCACCTTGATTCTGGTAACTGCTCTTAGAATTCATACACAttctagaaagagaaatttgAGAGCTCACATGAGATTTCCTCATTTTaatagataaaggaaaaaaatagatgaaggatgaagaaattaaatcttAATAACATTAGATGTCTCCATATGCATTGTTTTCAGGTTTTGTAAACTGTTTtcctcattataaaatatatgcttactgtagaaattttaaaagtaaagaaaaactaACTAAGGACAGGgaaaaacactataaaatattttagaaaaatttatcGGGTGAAAATAGATAAGTCTCCAATCCTGAAGGGCTAACAAAACAGaagcctatatatatatttttttctttttttcttttttttttcttaacaaaatcTCAAAATGATATTTCTAATTGAGCTTTCTTCTAAGGGTTGATTCTCTTGCACTGTGATTTCGAGGAagtgaaacaaagacaaaagaacatGGATGAACATGCCTGAGAGCTTCATGAGCCAAGCTTGTAAGCGGTACTTTGTTTTAGTTCATGTTCTGTTATTGATTGGAACTAAGAACTTGTTTATCCTCCTGTCTAACCCCCAACCGCCATGAACACGGTCAGAGTAGTTTGCTTGCAGAAAACCAACACATGGATACTCATTCTTTCCAGGAAATAATCAGCCACAGAGAACTGTTTGCTtcctaaaacattttcttctttttaaatcccACCCCAAAGTATTTGCTAAGGCTTTGCAACCAAGCATAACGTATAGACTTGTGGAatccctatgttgtacacctggaactaatgtaacattgtgtggcaactatatttcaattgaaagaaagaaagaaagaaagaaagaaagaaagaaagaaagaaagaaagaaaagaaagaaaggaaagaaggagaaagaaagaaaagtaccaaCAAGAGATAGAGAGACCAGAGGgcttgcttcctcttcctctctccaagaGCACACATTGAGGAGAGACCATGTGAGCACAGAATAAGAAGGCTACTGCTTACAAACCCAAAAGTGGGCCATCACCAGCCGTCAGATCTGCCAGCaatttgattttggatttccCGTCCTCTAGAACTGTGAGTGATACATGTCTGTTGTTTCAACAACTCAGtccatagtattttattatagcagcctaAGCTAAGGCATGCTATAAGCTTCACTCTCAATATCTTCAAAATTCTATTGAAACTAGCTACGGCAGATGGATTCTCACACCACAAGCACATGCATAAGTGGCCTTTGCTAATTTCATCGGAGACTTGgctttatttttgtcttgaatGTGTTTTCTAGCTATGTCCAAAAAGTAGAGAAAACCAAATCAGTCAGAAGCTAGACAGCTCTGGCACACAAGTCGGATGTTCTCTTAAGAGATAAGGTATGTGTATTATAGCAACATTTATAACATGGAAACTTGAGAATAAGCCCAATGCCCAATGTAACAGCAATCCTGCCCTTGCTGAGTCCTTCAGCAGTATTTGAAACTTTcaacctttcctttttccttgaaACACTCCCTTCTTTTGACATGATACTGTCCTATTTTCCTGGTTTTCAAGTCCTTGGCAGGCTCCTTTTCCTGTGCCTACCCATCAGATGTTGGATTCTGGCCTCAGCATTCTTTTTCTCATAGAAACCATTCTCCTTGGGTAGTCTGATCAACTCCTTTAATTTCAATTCTAGTCCAAATTCTGACGATTTCCAAACGTTCCTCAACTCAGACATACCTCCTGAGTTGTAGATGTGCATCTCCATTTCCCTAGAGGACAGATTTGGGGAGTTCCACGGGCAGACACATTTttcagaatgaagaaataaaggtcaTCTCCTTTCCATGTCATGAAGTGGCCTCAATTCCTGGGGTTGTTTcgtctttcttgtcttttttttttccccaagagagaAACTTGAACACAACCTTGactcttcttctctttcattcctagATAATCAATCTCAAGCCCTGTCAGTCTGACCTGGTCTGGTTCCCTTTGAATTATATGCCTCTTTCCACCCCTCGTGCTACTGGTTTAATCCTGTTTAATTCACCATCATTTTTATTAAGACCATTGAAAAGTTTCCTTATCTGGTCTCCCTCCTGGCCTATCCACCTCTCTGTTTTAACCCTTACACTGCAATCAGAATAATATCACTAAAAAAATGACTTCCCTTCTTGTGATGTAAGACTTATTATCAAATGGCTTCTTGAACCACTGAAGCTTCAGTATGTTCTGGAAtccaggaaaaatgaaagaagtcaagggggaagggagaatatTTAATCCCACCCTGAGACAAATTGTAATTTAGTTAGTTATAAAAACTTTCTGAGCATTTGAACATTCACCtgagataatttaaaaatgagctcaCACAAtcttttattctcaaattttcaGTTTTGGGAATTAGGGTCATTCTCCCTAGGTGTTTTGGGTGTATTACTTGTTTTAATTGATTCTATTCTgacttttgcaatttttttaaagttattaatagACACAGTTACCTTATAAATAGGAAGTATTTCATTCGTGTCCTAGTTGTAAGCATCATGAAAGGACCTCCTAAAGCAGTATTCATCATTATACTGTGGCATTTGAAGaagcttgctttatttttttttttttttttttttttttttttttttttttttttttttttttttttttttattttgtaacaccATTTTATTAAGAGTGAACCCTTTTCAGTATTCCTAAACTGTAAACAATGAGAAACTGAAGTATCAAAGGAAACACATCAGGGATCATCTATAACAGACAGAaacctttaaattttcttattgcCTTTATACAATCAATGCATATGTAAGTAAAACTGAATTCCTTATTAGGCAAACATTTTTGCATATGCTgccttctctttatctttctgtgcctttatcttttgtttgacTTTCAGCAATTCTGCCTGGATAGCTTTATCTTCTGGTGCTATCTCCTGAGCTTTCTTAAGATCAGCCAAAGCTTGATCGTATTCTTTTAATCCTTGCCATCCTTGGGCTCTACGGTACAATGCTTTCGTATTTGATGGGTCTATTTCAAGAGCCTCCAAACAACTGTCAATTGCTCCCTGCCAATTTGACATCTTCAGTTTACAAGCACCAATATTCAGCACGCAGCTTAAAGCTATAGGTTGCAGCTTCAATCTGTCTGCTTTCTCAATAACAGCCTTTGAACCTTCCACGTATCTTaaaacttttgtatattttttaatggccaTCTCCCAATTCTGGGATTTGAAAAaagtatttccaatattttttaagtcttctgtTATTAGTAAAATTTTATCTACATCTTTTAAATCTATATCTGCATCCTCAGGGAAATCTGGATGACTGTCACCAGAGCCATCTTTTGGGAATATGCCCCAATCATCCCCTTCCTTCAATTCTCCGCATTCTGCAATAACGCACAATTTGGCAGGTTTTTCACCTTTCACTTCTACATTTTCCAGTATCCTTGCCACACCCATTCCTTTAATTACTTGACCAAATACCACATGTTTCCCATCCAAATGAGGAGTCGGAACTGTTGTGATAAAGAACTGAGAACCATTTGTATTGCAGCCTGCGTTTGCCATGCTCAATAAACCTTCCTGGTCATGCTTATAATAGAAattttcatcttcaaattttTCACCATAAATACTTTCTCCGCCTGTCCCATTTTGATTTGAGAAGTCTCCACCCTGAATCATAAATTTCTTAATAATTCGATGGAAAGGACATCCTTTGAAATGGAGAGGTTTCCCAGTGGTGGGTCCAATGCCTTTTTCTCCTGTACACAATGCACGAAAATTTTCTGCAGTTTTCGGTACAATATCTGCAAACAATTCTAAGACAATTCGACCAACTCGCTCCCCTCCTATGTCCACGTCAAAGAAGACTCGGGGGTTACTGGGGTTGGAGGGCTTAGTCTGGGGGGACGGGTGAGACATTACTGAATTGCAGATGCGCTTGGGAGCGAACTCAGACAATCTCGTAGACGCCCAGCACCTTCGACCCCAAAGCTACTTTCTCCGCGACCTGAAGAAGCTTGCTTTAAATGCGGgcacatgggggcacctgggtggctcagttagttaagcatcctactcttgaattcctctcaggtcatgatctcacagtatgagatcgagctccatgtcaggctccacgctcagtgcttaaaattctctctctccctctctctttgcccctgtcccacttgagcttgcacgctctctgtctctcaaaataaataaatgggggcatGCAACTAcaggaagcaaaacaaagcagCAATGGGGCAACTCCGAAGTAGAGAAAAGGCCTATAATCTTGACTTTTAGGATCTTTGAAGACAGTGTTGTTCTTCACAGTTTCATCAcgctcaagattttttttaaatatatttttatgtttttttctaaatttatttttgaaagaaagagatagagagagacagtgtgggggggggcagagagagacacacacacagaatccaaaacaggctccaggctctgagctgtcagcacagagcccgacacggggctgaaactcaaaaactgtgagatcatgacctgagctgaagttggatgcttaacccactgagccacccaggcacacccatcATACTCAACATTTAAAGCTTCTATTATCAGATATGTTGAGTTGTAAGCAAATAACCAggtagaaaaagttaaaaaaaaaattaggactaAGTTTCTCATTTTTGTAGACGAGAAGAGCTAAGAGAAGAACATGTTCGAAATactataagtaaaataaatatagagcTTTTCATCTGGGCGATGTATCCAATCATtgcattattatcttttttatatacatattaattttatatcccaGTTCTCTTAGGTCATGAGTCTGGCACAGCTTAGCTGAATCACCTACACAGGGTCTCAACAAAGGTTGAGAGTAACATGGCAGTTGGGGCTGTGGTCTCAACTGAAGCTTAGGGTCTTCTTCCAATATCACACGGTTATTGGCAGATTCATTTCCTTGCAATTGTAGAAATCACTGGGACTAACTTTTTCCAGGACAGCTGGAGATCCTCTTAAGTTTCTAGACCCTTCAGTTTAGGCTTTATCTGATCAGGTCAGACCTACCTGGGATATTCTTCCTCCAAAGTTAATGGATTAGAGATCTTAATTGCGTTTGCACACTGTCTCCTTTACAGTATCACAGCTACCCAAGAGAGTGATATTCTATCATATGACACGATTTTATATCTCCTCTGGATAGTTTAGTAGCATAATTAGGCAAAGAAATACTTAAGAATAGATGTTTTGAATTGACATCCTGACTGCAGAGACTAAATATTCCTGCAGCTTACTTAGTCCCTAGCTAAgctttaaatctttgttttctcttttgcaaaattaagataaaataaatttatgtgcTATATGCCTTTTTGAATTATATGTCCAGAATAGAAACCAGAAGCTATTTCTTGCCATTTGATCAAGTTCACTATCTCCcagatgatttatttaaaatcagtGCTGCTTTTTTTCATTGTGTAATGCATAATATcgttgttaatcttttttttcttggaccCAAAAACTTGAATTTCTTTTGAcctaaaattcaaaacttttgaagacttcacttttttcatttgtgtcttttaCATGGAGAAGATTAGGAAGCCAACATGAATTTCAAAGTTTGGCATCTGCTAGAGAATGAATATTAACAAAATCGTGCCATAATCCTTCACCAAATTTTCTTgcctctaaaatatattttgaaaaaaaaaagggaacaaaatggCAACCATTAAAATTTGATGTGAGACCAAAAATGAGGCTGTTTTTCACTTCTGGGTTTAAATTAAAAGTCTACTGACATTTGTGGGAGCCGGGCAAAAATAAAGTCTTACAAAACAGCTCTTGATTGGCAATTAGCAATTAGAAAATTTCAGAATGTTCAGGAGGTAATTTTGGATAAGTATCTAAACCATGGCTGCATGTCTGAGCCTTTGCCAAAGTTTTCACATATCATAGTTGCAAAGCTGAGAGGAAAATCTCCCAGGTACAGGCTGCCTTCAGGGATGTTTCGAAAGTTTGCTTCATTTGAAGACAAAAAggacttcataatttttttcaagctGTGATCCATTTGAAGCAAGAGCATGAAAATAAGTGAAAGGCAAATAAGGAATAATAACAACTCATTTGCTACTTACTCTGTTCCTGGTATCTTTCTCAACCccagaaagaaataattattactttaattttccaGATGCTTAGAGATGCTACGTGACTTACCCAAAGTTGTAAGTGTCTAAACAGCATCAGTTATATCTGGCCAGATGGTTCACAATAAGAAAAGCCTGTACAAGAGGTGGGGACCATTCTTTCCTATGGACACTCTCTCAGAAGGGAAATGAGccaatcaatttttaaaatgggaagattTGGTGAAACAGCCCTTTCTTAAGTTGTGCTACTATACAGGTAGTCTCTAGGAGTCATTcatgtatgtatgcattcatttaaaaccatttattaagcacctattatgtgcctgGTCCTGTACTAGGCCTTTAAGATGCACccatgaataaaacaaacaaaatctttggTCCTTTGCTTTTACATGGCTCAACAGACTGTAAGCAGTATACATGAAGAATTCTATGGAATGTTAACATATAATGGGAAAAGTTAAACAGAG
This Lynx canadensis isolate LIC74 chromosome C1, mLynCan4.pri.v2, whole genome shotgun sequence DNA region includes the following protein-coding sequences:
- the LOC115521696 gene encoding peptidyl-prolyl cis-trans isomerase D, producing the protein MSHPSPQTKPSNPSNPRVFFDVDIGGERVGRIVLELFADIVPKTAENFRALCTGEKGIGPTTGKPLHFKGCPFHRIIKKFMIQGGDFSNQNGTGGESIYGEKFEDENFYYKHDQEGLLSMANAGCNTNGSQFFITTVPTPHLDGKHVVFGQVIKGMGVARILENVEVKGEKPAKLCVIAECGELKEGDDWGIFPKDGSGDSHPDFPEDADIDLKDVDKILLITEDLKNIGNTFFKSQNWEMAIKKYTKVLRYVEGSKAVIEKADRLKLQPIALSCVLNIGACKLKMSNWQGAIDSCLEALEIDPSNTKALYRRAQGWQGLKEYDQALADLKKAQEIAPEDKAIQAELLKVKQKIKAQKDKEKAAYAKMFA